The following proteins are encoded in a genomic region of Ostrea edulis chromosome 7, xbOstEdul1.1, whole genome shotgun sequence:
- the LOC125672830 gene encoding multiple epidermal growth factor-like domains protein 6 — MHFQQTGILFAIVIIALKLSPYNACSTGVVNGSEKCCTNYIKVGHTCQVCPSGYFGKSCSSPCNYPAFGFRCLSNCSCSSTNCNHVTGCVYTTEYPLGRRTKTKSPKDCATGETSEHEKCCTNYYRTKNVCLECPLGHFGDNCSSTCIYSSFGYKCRESCNCSIDKCDYRYGCGAAERPGVWPTTGSKLEYKSTPEYNRQPGTEIVQIIVSSESGNSATNIDSSSNYFSYSHSNRVADSMCHSYDHYTCIIEISKTYLYYSR; from the exons ATGCATTTTCAGCAAACTGGAATTTTATTTGCGATTGTGATCATTGCATTAAAGCTATCTCCTTACAACGCCTGCTCCACAGG GGTTGTAAATGGATCTGAAAAATGCTGCACAAACTACATCAAAGTTGGTCACACCTGTCAag TTTGTCCATCTGGATATTTCGGAAAAAGCTGTTCATCGCCATGCAACTATCCTGCCTTTGGATTCCGTTGTTTAAGTAATTGCTCATGTTCATCTACCAACTGCAACCATGTAACTGGATGTGTTTATACTACAG AGTATCCTCTAGGACGACGAACCAAGACAAAATCACCAAAGGACTGCGCAACTGG GGAGAcaagtgaacatgaaaaatgCTGCACAAACTACTACAGAACAAAGAATGTATGCCTAG AATGCCCTCTCGGACATTTTGGTGATAATTGCTCATCCACCTGCATCTATTCATCGTTTGGATACAAGTGTCGAGAAAGCTGCAATTGTTCCATTGATAAGTGCGATTACAGATACGGCTGTGGGGCAGCGG AGAGACCGGGGGTATGGCCGACAACTGGATCAAAACTGGAATACAAATCAACACCGGAATACAATCGACAGCCTGGAACCGAAATTGTACAAATCATTGTATCATCTGAAAGTGGTAACAGTGCTACAAATATTGATTCAAGTTCTAATTATTTTTCCTATAGTCATAGTAATAGGGTCGCTGATAGTATGTGTCATAGTTATGATCATTATACATGCATTATTGAAATATCTAAGACGTATCTTTACTATTCAAGATGA
- the LOC125656385 gene encoding leukocyte elastase inhibitor-like, producing MPVIEQPGPSNNGLASVVSADEDMADYVYSEVKKKPKHEVTCDNKPIESEEPKMNLVDSHATYCDVSDVQEMNESDENGYQDTPLVQDVDGEEASQGVAISNDDEVPSDFNVLYSPLSISTAIAMVRLGARAETLTQVKVKRCESFLQNCTSYFNTTLEGVDLFKSEETREKINSWVSRHTEHKIQGLIPKGALNSLIFMVQVNANYFNGTGRIGLKLRSLEFCNMPDMLLKTIELPYAGNTLNMLIILPTSLNGLEKLEKSLTVSVIKNALCRFDIDVIL from the exons ATGCCTGTCATCGAACAGCCAGGGCCTTCTAATAACGGTCTAGCATCTGTGGTCAGTGCGGATGAAGATATGGCAGACTACGTCTACAGCGAAGTGAAAAAGAAACCGAAGCACGAAGTGACATGTGACAACAAGCCCATTGAAAGCGAGGAACCGAAAATGAACCTCGTTGACAGTCATGCCACGTACTGCGACGTGAGTGATGTTCAGGAAATGAACGAGTCTGACGAAAATGGCTACCAGGATACACCACTTGTCCAGGACGTAGATGGAGAGGAAGCATCACAGGGAGTAGCCATTAGCAATGA TGATGAAGTACCATCggatttcaatgttctttactCGCCGCTCAGTATATCCACAGCAATAGCTATGGTTCGTTTGGGAGCCAGAGCAGAAACCCTCACACA AGTGAAAGTGAAAAGGTGCGAATCATTTCTCCAAAATTGTACCTCATATTTCAATACGACGCTAGAGGGAGTTGATTTATTTAAGTCTGAAGAGACGAGAGAGAAAATAAATTCCTGGGTCAGTCGGCACACGGAACACAAAATTCAAGGCCTTATTCCAAAAGGTGCACTGAACAGCCTTATATTCATGGTTCAAGTAAACGCCAATTACTTCAACGGAACTGGAAGAATCGGTTTGAAGCTAAGGTCACTCGA ATTTTGCAATATGCCGGATATGTTGCTCAAAACAATAGAACTTCCATACGCTGGGAACACTTTAAATATGTTGATTATTCTCCCCACGTCATTGAATGGTTTAGAAAAGCTGGAAAAGAGTTTAACAGTGTCAGTAATCAAGAAC GCACTGTGTAGGTTTGACATTGACGTCATATTATGA